Sequence from the Mycobacterium florentinum genome:
TCCTGGGCAGCTCGGCGGTCCCGCTGTACGACGGCGCGGCGCTGGCCCGCAGCGGTTGCGTGTACGTATCGGTCAACTACCGGCTGGGCGCGCTGGGATGTCTCGACCTGTCGTCCCTGTCCACCGCGGACGTCACCATCGACAGCAACCTGTACCTGCGCGACGTGGTGATGGCATTGCAGTGGGTTCGGGACAACATCGCCGGATTCGGTGGCGATCCCGGCAACGTCACCATCTTTGGTGAAAGTGCGGGCGCCTGCATCGCCGCCACGTTGTTGGCCGTGCCGGCCGCCGGGGGTCTGTTCGCCCGGGCGATCGCCGAAAGTCCGGCGTCCGGGCTGGTGCGGTCGAAGGAGATTTCGGCCCAGTTCGCGACACGATTCGCGAACTTGCTGGGCGCGCGGCCCGAGGACGCCGCCGCCACTTTGATGCAGGTGTCCCCGGCCCAGCTCGTGGAAACCCAAAATCGCCTGATCGAACAGGGCATGGAGAGCAAGCTGGGCGCCTTCCCGATCGGACCGGTCATCGGCGACGACATTCTGCCCGAAGATCCCGTCGAGGCGATGGAGTCCGGCCGGGCGCATCGGCTCCCGCTCATCGTGGGTACCAACGCCGACGAGGGCCGGTTGTTCACCCGATTCCTCAAAATGCTGCCCACCAACAAAACGATGATCGAAGAGTTGTTGGCCGACCTGGAACCGGCTGTCCGAGAACGCATTACCGGCGCCTATCCGGGTTACCCATCGTCGGAGGCGTGTATCCAGCTCGGTGGCGACTTCGCGTTCAGCTCGGCGGCCTGGCAGATCGCCGAGGCGCACTGCGGCCACGCGCCCACCTACCTGTACCGCTACGACTACGCACCGCGGATGCTGCGCTGGTCGGGGTTGGGTGCCACGCACGCCACCGAACTGCTGGCCGTCTTCGATTTCTATCGCACCCGGCTCGGCGCGTTCTTGACTGCCGCAGCCGACCAGCGCGCCGCGCTCAAGGTGAGCAATCAGGTGCAACGTCGTTGGCGAGCGTTCAGTCGAACCGGGGTGCCCGGGGACGACTGGCCCGCTTACACCTTCGACGACCGCGCCGTCTTCGTCTTCGACCGCAAGTCCCGCGTCGAATTCGATCCGCACCCGCATCGCCGGATGGCCTGGGCAGGCTTCTCATTGGCGCAGTGACCTGGCACGCTGACGTGGCACGCTAAATCGTCAGCGAAAATTCGGCAGAGGACGTCAATGCAGACCCAGCCAATCGAACGACCCAGTGATCTGACCGCCTCGTGGCTGACCGCCGCGATCGGTGCCGGAGAGGTCGCCGACTTCGAAACCGAACGCATCGGCACCGGCCAGATGAGCGAGTGCTACCGCGTGCGCCTGCGCTACCGCGACGGCGCCGCGGGGCCCGAGTCGGTGGTGCTGAAGGTCGCCGCCAGCGATCCGGTGAGTCGGCAAACCGGGTTGGCGCTGGGCCTCTACGAGCGCGAGGTTCGCTTCTACGGCGATATCGCGCCACGCCTGGGCGGCCCGATCGCGCCGTGCTATCACGCCGCGATCGACACCTCGACGGGAGTCTTCGATCTGCTACTCGGCGATGCGGTTCCCGCGGTCGTTGGCAACGAAATCGCCGGTGCCACAATAGAACAGGCCGCGATCGGGGTCGTCGAGCTGGGTCGGCTGCACGGCCCCCTGCTCGGTGACACCTCGCTGGCCGAGGCGCCGTGGCTCAATCGCGACACTCCGCTGAACCAAGGCATGATCGCCCCGCTGTACGCGGGCTTTCTCGAGCGTTACGGCGACCAGATCGCTCCGGCGCACCGCCTGGTGTGCGAGCGCCTGGTGGGCTCCTTCGACGCGTATTTGGCCGCCGAAGCGCAGCGCAACACGATCCAGGGCCTGGTTCACGGCGACTACCGACTGGACAACATGTTGTTCGGCGCCCAGCGGGCCGACCGCGCACTGACCGTCGTCGATTGGCAGACCGTCTCCTGGGGTCCGCCATTGACCGACCTGGCGTATTTCCTCGGCTGCGCACTGCCGACGGCGGATCGCCGGGCGCACTACGACGCGTTGCTGCGGGCCTACCACGAGGCGCTCGGGCCGAACGCGCCGATCACGTTCGCCGACATCACCGAAGGTGTTCGCCGACAAGCCTTTTTCGGCGTGATGATGGCGATCGTTTCATCGATGCTGGTGGAACGCACCGAGCGCGGCGACCAGATGTTCATGACGATGCTCGCGCGGCACTGCGACCACGTGCTCGATACCGACGCGCTGGCGACGCTGCCGAATGCGGTGGCACCCGAGCCGCTGCGGCCATCGGACGACGACGAACTCGCACATGCCCCGACCGGCGAACCGCTGTGGAGTGAGAGCTGGTACGCCGATTTCGTCGATGCGGCACAGGGATTCGGCGGCTGGTTCCGGATCGGTCTGGTCGCCAACCAGCAGGCCGCGTGGGTGCAGGTGCTGCTGTGCGGACCCGACCTCCCGACCGTGGCCGTGCTGGATTACGAAGTTCCGCTACCGGAGGACCCGTGGGTGTTGTCCACCGATGCCTTCGAAATCAGGCACTCCGCCGGCGCTGCGCTGCAGACCTATCGTGTCGACGTGCGGGCACAGGGTCAGTCCTACGCGGACCCGTCGGCGATATTGCGTGGCGAAGCGGGAACGCCCGTCGACATCACGATGAATCTGGTGTGGACCACCGACGGTGCCCCGTACAAATACCGGATAACCACCCGCTACGAAATCCCTTGCACCGTAACGGGAACCGTCACCGTTGGCGACACCACCTACCGCATGGATTCCGTTGCGGGACAGCGTGATCACTCGTGGGGTGTCCGCGACTGGTGGAGCATGGATTGGATGTGGAGCGCGCTGCACCTCGGCGATGGCACCCACCTGCACGGATTGGATATCAACATCCCGAATGTCCCTCCGGTGGGTATCGGCTATATCCAGGATTCCGAGGCAAACGTCACCGAACTCCACACCGTGACCAACCCACGTTCCTTCGGCGCCAACGGTTTACCTCTTAAGATGACGCTTAGTCTCGATCCGGGTGCGATCAGCGGCGACGTGGATATCCACGGCCACGCCCCGGTGCTCCTAACCGGCCCCGACGGACAGGTGAGCGAGTTCGCCCGCGCCTGGGTCAGTATCGACACCGCGGACGGCCGCACCGGCGTCGGCTGGATGGAATGGAACCGCAACCTCGCGCGACAGAGCTAGGCGGTGCCGACCGCCGCGGCGTCGCCCATCGTGGTGATGGGTGTGTCCGGATCGGGCAAGTCGACGGTGGGTTCCGCACTCGCACAACGGCTGGGCGTGCCCTTCGTCGACGCCGATCATTTGCATCCGCCGTCCAATGTCGCCAAAATGGCTGCCGGACAACCGCTTAACGACGACGATCGCCATCCGTGGCTGCAACGAGTCGGGGAGTGGCTGGCCGGTCACCGCGACGGTGGGGTGATGAGTTGCTCGGCGCTCAAACGCGCCTACCGCGACCAATTGCGCGCACACTGCTCGCGCACCGAGTTCCTCTACCTGAGTGGCTCACCGCAGCAAATCGGCGCGCGGTTGGCGGCCAGGCCGGACCATTTCATGCCGGCCGCGTTGTTGCGTTCGCAATTCGACGCCTTGGAACCGCTGGGTGACGACGAGCCCGGGGTCACCGTCGATATCGGCCGAAGTGTCGACGCGATCGTCGACACCTTCCTGACGAGCTAGCCGATTACCAGGGACGCTTGCGGCGACGGGTCTTGATCTGACCGCCGACTCGTTCGCGCGCCGCGTCGGCCAATTGGCTGCTGTGCGTGCGCGCGGTTTCGGCCAGTTCCTCACCGCGTACCCGGGCCGTGCTGGCCAGCTTTTCGCCCCGCTTGCGCGCTTTTTCCGCAAGGGGTGCACCACGTTCGGCGGCGGCGCTGGCCAATTCGCGGCCGCGGCCCAGGGCGGCTTCGGCGTACGGCGCGCCCCGCTCGGCCGCCGTGCTGGCCAGTTCGCGACCGCGCTCGGCGCCGAGTTGGAGTCCGTGCGCGATTCTTTCGCCGAGCTCGCCGAAGTCGGTGTCGTCCGATCCGGGTACCCCCGAGGACACCCGGTCGGACAGACGCTCGGCAGCCCGGCGGCCGCGCCATCCCAGCGACGGCTTGCCCGCGGTATCGGCGGACGCGATCATCAGTCCGCCCAACAGGCTCAGATCTTTCAAGAACCCGCGACGCAGCTCGGCTTTGCGCTCCGGGTCCGTCTCGGTCCAGAAGGAGTAGGTGCCGAGGTTCGCCGGCAGCACCGTCAACGCGAGTGCGGCCGAGGCAACGCGGGGCATCTTGCCGGTGGCGAGCAGCAATCCGCCCACGATCTGAACACCCGCGGTGATCTGGGCGAACGTCTGGGGGTCGGCAGGTATGTTGCGGGCCACCTGATCCGGTAGCGCCTGCAGACCGTCCACCGCAGGTGCTGCGGCTTCCGCGGCGGTCTTGGGATTGAGCAGCGATTCCACTCCTTGGCCGACAAAGGCAACCGACAACAGGGGACGCGCGATTCTGCGGATGACCATGGCAGGGGGTTACCCGGGTGGTCGGCAAACAAACCGGCCCGCCCATCGCCGCAGTTGACGGCGATATGGTGGAGCGCGTGCGAGCGTTGATCATCGTCGACGTGCAAAACGACTTTTGCGCGGGTGGCTCGGTGCCCGTCACCGGCGGCGCCGAGGTGGCCGGCGCCATCAACGACTATCTGTCCGGCGAGCCCGGCTACCAGCACGTCGTGGCTACCCAGGATTTCCATATCGACCCGGGGGACCACTTCTCCGAGCACCCGGACTATTCGTCGTCCTGGCCGCCGCACTGCGTCGCCGGAAGTCCGGGGGCGGAATTTCGTCCCGACCTCGACACCCGGCCGATTGAGGCGATATTCCGCAAGGGCGCCCACGCCGCCGCGTACAGCGGCTTCGAGGGCGCCGACGAGAACGGGACGGTGCTACTCGAGTGGTTGCGGCGGCGCGGCGTCGACGAGGTCGACGTCGTCGGCATTGCCACCGACCACTGCGTCCGGCGAACCGCCGAGGACGCGACACGCAACGGGTTGCGCACCCGGGTTCTGGTCGACCTCACGGCGGCGGTTGCGCCCAGTTCGGTCGCGCAAGCTATGGACGAGATGCGAAGTGCCGGAATCGAATTGATAGAGGGCATCTGATGGCGGTGCCGCTGGATCGAGAGACTCTGCTGGCCGCGGTGGAGCGGTCGCCACGGGCGGCCGCCGCGCATGACCGCGCCGGGTGGGTGGGGTTGTTCACCGAGGACGGGCGTATCGAAGACCCGGTCGGCTCACGACCGCACCTGGGCCCGGTCCAGATCGGACACTTCTACGACACCTTCATCGGCCCGCGCGAGATCGCATTCCATCGCGAGCTCGACATCGTCTTCGGCACCGTCGTGCTGCGCGATCTCGAGCTCGAGGTGTCGATGGGGTCGGCCGTCACCATGTACATCCCCGCGTTCCTGCGCTACGACCTTCGAGAAGCGAACGGCAAGTGGCAGATTGCTCATCTACGGGCCTACTGGGAGCTGCCGGCGATGATGCTGCAGTTTCTGCGGACCGGATCGCCGGCGATATCGCCTGCCCTGCAACTGTCGCGAGATCTGCTGGGCAATCAGGGGTTGTCGGGTACGGCGGGCTTCATGAGCGGCCTTCGCCGGCCGGGTGCACGTCACAAGAGGCTGGTGCGCACGTTCCTCGCCGCCGTTGCAAGTGGTGATACGTTGGGCGCCGCGCACGCGCTATCGCCTTCGGCCGCAATCACTTTGGGAGACAGCGACCCGCTCGACATCGGCGAATTCGCGACCGAACTAAACCGGGCGAACTGGACCAAGATGAACGGTGCGGGGTCCACGGTGACCGTTTCGCTCAGTTCGAGTCACGGTCGCGGCATTATCTTCGCCGACCTGGGCCGACGCGGCAAAGCGATCGATCAAATCCGTTATTTTCCAGGCTGAGCGGACCAAGGCGATCGCCACCCGGTGCGCGCCGCATCGTTGCATCTATTGCCGAGGACCTGATGGGTGCCGTAGAAATAGCTGTCATGAGACGGAGGCAAACGATGAGTGTGGTACGAACCGTTGGCGTCGGGGTGGCGATCACCGCATTGCTGACCGTCGCGACAGGCTGTGGCAAAGACGAAAAGCCATCTTCCTCGTCATCGTCGTCGTCGACGTCCTCGTCGACCTCCGCGGCGTCGTCGAGTTCGGCGGCATCCTCATCCGCGTCGAGTGCGGCGCCCTCGGGAACCGCGCCACTGGCCGACTACTCCAACTTGCTGGTCACGGCCGCCGACATCGGCGCCGACACCACGTTGGGTCCGCCGGAGCAGAACCCCGGCGGCGTGGCCGGGGTGGCGGTGACCTTCAGCAACACCTCGAAAACCCACACCATCACCGACCTCCTCGTCGTCTTTACCGACGCGGCTTCGGCCGCCCAAGGCGCCAAGGACCGCCCGGCGTCGCTGGGCAAATACGTCACCGGTGCCCCCCAGCCGTTCGCGGTGGGGACGAACGGGATCATCGTCGTCGGCCCGTCGCCCGATAACACCAAATCGGTGACCTACGTGGTGTTCTCCGAGGGCAAGGTCGTCGTCGACCTGGAGTTCGACAGCGGACCCAACGACGCCGCTCCGCAGGACTTCGTGCTCGACGTTGCCAAGAAGCAGGACGACGCGGTAAAGACCCGCACGACCAGCTAGTAGCGCTGGATCACCAGCAGCGCCAGCGACGCCGCCGACAGGCACAGGAACGCGCCGGGAAAGGCGATGTTGTACAGGACGTGTGCCCTGACGTGAGTCAGCACCGCACCGACGAAGAACAGGACCAGGCCGGCCGCGGCCGCGATGCCTAACGCCGGCAGACCCACCAGCCCGGCGACCAGGCCGACGGCCCCGGCCAGCTTGGTCACCCCCAGCGCCGGTATCCACGAACGCGGCACGCCGACCTCGGCCGAGTTTGCCAGGACGAATTTCGCCGGGATCAGGTCGGCGACGGCGATCCCGCCGGTGGCGATCACGGTGATCAGGGTGATCACCAGGTATGCGGTGTGCATGCGAATCAGGTCCTTTCCATCGTTGTATCCGTTGTGGTGGAGCTATTTCCGCACCGGCGAGCCGCGTGGCCGCGGCGCGCGTCGCGGCGCACAATCGGTAGCGTCATGGTGCTGATCTCTTCTGCGCAGCGAGTTCGATCGACGCGGTCACCTTCTTGACGGCTCCCGTGCGGAAAAGGTGACCCATGACCGAAAATCCGTTGGACCTCGCCGATCTGGCGAAACAGTTCGACGCCGACCGGCAGCACTTGCGGGCGGTGGCATTTCGGCTGCTCGGCTCGCTGGCGGACGCGGACGACGCGGTGCAGTCCGCATGGCTGAAGGCCAGCCGCGCGGCCGGCGTCGGCGACGTCGTCAACCTGACCGGTTGGTTCACGACGATCACCGCCCACGAGGCGTTCGACCAGCTTCGCGCCCGCAAGCGCCGCGCCGAGCAGCCGTTGGCCGACGCGGGAGAGCTCGACCGGCTGGCCACCGCGTCGGCATCGGCGGACGAGGAGGCGCTGCTGGTCGACTCGGTCGGCACCGCGATGCTGGTGGTGCTGGACCGCCTCTCGCCCGCGCAGCGCGTCGCGTTCGTCCTGCACGATCTTTTCGCCGTGCCGTTCGAGACGATCGGTGACGTGCTGGACCGGTCGCCGACGGCCGCGAAGAAGCTGGCGAGTCGGGCCCGGGCACGACTGCACAACGGCTCGCCCGCCCGACCCCGCGGCGAGGCCGAACACCTCGAGGTTGTCGACGCGTTTCTGGCGGCATCCCGCGGCGGTGATATCGCCACGTTGCTCGAGTTGTTGGCCCCCGACGTGGTGCGCCGGGTCGATCGCGTGCTGATTCCCGACGACATGGCGGCCGAGTTGCGCGGGGCCCGCGAGGTCGCCGAGGAGACGCGTCACTTCGCCCAGCGCGCGCGGGCCGGCGTGGTCATGCTGGTCGACGGTGTCCCCGGCATCGTGATCGCGCCGCGGGGCCGCGCGCGGATCCTGTTGCAGCTCGGCATCGGCGCCGACAACCGCATTTGCTTGATCGACATCACCGCCGACGCCGACCGCCTGCACCGGGTGGTTCTCGCGTTGCCGGGGTGGCCGTCTCAGGCGGATGCCAGCCCCATCGGGTACCAAGGACATGGGACACGGCCGGTCGGGCCGTCGGAGATGGGGCGGGAACGGGAGGACGATGCTCGGTAAGCCGTTCGGACGGCGGAGCTTGATGCGGGGCGCTGGCGCACTGACCGCCGCGGCTCTGGCGCCGTGGGCCGGTGGCTGCGCTTCCGACGACGACGACGCGTTGACGTTCTTCTTCGCGGCCAACCCGGACGAGTCCGCCGCCCGGCTGCGTGTCGTCGGCGAATTCGAGCGCCGTCATCCCGACATCAAGGTGCGGGTGGTGCGGTCCGGGCCGGGAGTGATGCAGCAGTTGTCCACGTTTTGCGCGGGCGGCAAATGTCCGGACGTGCTGCAAGCGTGGGAACTGAGCTATGCCGAGTTGGCTACCCGGGGAGTGTTGCAAGACCTCAACGACCCACTGGCGCGCGATCAGGCCTTCGCCGCCGAATTGAAGGCGGACAGCGTTGCGCCGCTGTATGACACGTTCGCGCTCAACGGCGAGCAATCGGCTTTTCCGGAACAGTGGTCCGGAAATTTCCTGTTCTACAACACGCGGCTGTTCGCCGAGGCCGGCGTGGCAGCTCCGCCCACGGCCTGGGACAAGACGTGGACGTTCGCCGAATTCCTGGACGCGGCGAAGGCGTTGACCAAGCGGGACGGATCGGGCCGGGTCACGCAGTGGGGTTTCGTCAACACCTTTGTCTCGTACTACTCGGCCGGATTGTTCGCGCTGAACAATGGCGTGCCGTGGTCGACGCCGCGCCGGAACCCGACCCATTTCAATTTCGACAACCCGGCGTTCATGGAGGCGGTGCAGTTCTATGCCGACCTCGCCAACAAGCACAAGGTGGCACCCAACGCCTCCGAGGTGCAGTCGATGTCGACGCCGGATCTGTTCGCGGCGGGCAAGGCCGCGATCGCGCTGGGGGGTCACTGGCGATACCAGACCTTCATCAGCGCCGAGGGATTGGATTTCGATGTCGCCCCTCTGCCGGTAGGGCCATCCCTGCCCCACGGGCATAGCGCCTGCTCCAATATCGGCACCACCGGACTGGCCATCTCGGCGAGCAGCCGGCACAAGGAGCAGGCATGGCAGTTCGTCAAGTTTGCCTGCGGCCCCGTCGGCCAGGCGATCATCGCCGAATCCAGCCTCTTCGTGCCGGTGCTGCGATCGGTGCTCGCGTCGGACGGATTCGCCAAGGCCCACAACAGGATTCGTAACCTCGCGGTGCTCACCGAGGGGCCGTCCTATTCCGAAGGCCTGCCGGTCACCCCGGCATGGGAAAAAATCGTTGCGCTGATGGATCGCAACATGGGACCCGTCCTGCGCGGGTCCCGCCCCGCGACATCGCTGACGGGGTTGTCGGGCGCAGTCGACGAGGTGTTGCGAAACCCATGACATCGGTGAACCAATCAGCTTTGCTCACCTCGACCACCGCGAAACGCCATCCGCAGGGGCCCTATCCGTCGCGGCGGCGAGCCTGGGCGGGACGCATGTTCGTCGCACCGAACCTGGCGGCGGTCGCGGTGTTCATGCTCTTTCCCCTCGGGTTTTCGCTGTTCATGAGCTTTCAGCAATGGGACGTGTTCAGAGCGCCGAAGTTCGTCGGGTTGAAGAACTTCGAAGACCTGTTCACGTCCGACCCGCTGTTTCTCATCGCCATCCGCAACACCGTGGTCTTCACACTCGGAACGGTCATACCCACCGTTGTCATCAGTCTCGTCGTCGCTGCCGTGCTGAACCGAGAGGCCAAGGGCATAGCCATCGTCCGGACAATCGTCTTCATGCCACTGGCGATCTCGTCGGTGGTGCTGGCGGTCGTCTGGCAATTCGTCTTCAACACCGACAACGGGCTGCTCAACATCATGCTCGGCTGGGTGGGAATCGACCCGGTGCCGTGGCTGGTCGACCCGAATTGGGCGATGGCGTCACTCTGCGTGGTCGCCGTGTGGCGCAGTGTGCCGTTCGCGACCATCATCCTGCTGGCGGCAATGCAGGGAGTGCCGCAAACCGTGTACGAGGCAGCCAAAATCGACGGTGCGGGCGAGATACGGCAGTTCTGGTCGATCACCGTGCCGTTGATCCGCGGCTCGGTGTCGTTCGTCATCGTCATTTCAATCATCCACGCGTTCCAGGCGTTTGACATGGTCTACGTTCTCAACGGCGCCAATGGCGGCCCGGAGACCTCGACCTACGTGCTGGGCATCATGTTGTTCCAGCACGCCTTCTCGTTCCTGGAATTCGGCTATGCGTCGGCGCTGGCATGGGTGATGTTCGCAATATTGCTGATATTGACCGTGGTGCAGTTGCGGCTGACGCATCGGCGATCTTGGGAGGCTTCGCGTGGCCTTAGCTGAGGGACTGTTCAAGCGCATTACTTTTCGCGCCGTGGTGGTCTACGCCGCGCTGGTGACCATCGCCTGGTGCTGGCTTTTCCCGGTTGCCTGGGCGGTGTCGGGCTCGCTGAAGAGGGAGGGTGAGATCAGCGAGCCGAAGCTGTTGCCATCCCACCCGCGGTGGTCGAACTACACCGAGGTGTTCCGCGTGATGCCGTTCTGGCGAATGTTTTTCAATACCGTGCTGTACGCCGGATGCGTGACCGCCGGGCAGGTCTTCTTCTGCTCATTGGCCGGATATGCCTTCGCGCGCCTGCAATTCCGAGGCCGCGACACCCTGTTCGTGCTGTACCTGGGGACGCTGATGGTGCCGCTGACCGTGACGGTGATTCCGCAATTCATCCTGATGCGGACGGTGGGATGGGTCGACACGCCGTGGGCGATGATCGTGCCGGGTTTGTTCGGCAGCGCGTTCGGCACCTACCTGATGCGCCAGTTCTTCCAAACGCTGCCGGGTGATCTCGAGGAAGCCGCGATTCTCGACGGGTGTTCGCCGTGGCAGATCTACTGGAGGATTCTGTTGCCCCATGCCAGGCCCGCCGTGATGGTGCTTGCCGTGCTCACCTGGGTCAACGTCTGGAACGACTTTCTGTGGCCGCTGTTGATGATTCAGCGCAACAGTCTGGCCACGCTGACCCTCGGGCTGGTGCGGCTGCGGGGGGAGTACGTCGCGCGCTGGC
This genomic interval carries:
- a CDS encoding ketosteroid isomerase family protein, encoding MAVPLDRETLLAAVERSPRAAAAHDRAGWVGLFTEDGRIEDPVGSRPHLGPVQIGHFYDTFIGPREIAFHRELDIVFGTVVLRDLELEVSMGSAVTMYIPAFLRYDLREANGKWQIAHLRAYWELPAMMLQFLRTGSPAISPALQLSRDLLGNQGLSGTAGFMSGLRRPGARHKRLVRTFLAAVASGDTLGAAHALSPSAAITLGDSDPLDIGEFATELNRANWTKMNGAGSTVTVSLSSSHGRGIIFADLGRRGKAIDQIRYFPG
- a CDS encoding carboxylesterase/lipase family protein gives rise to the protein MHERTIRARTANGIVEGFTRDGVNRWRSIPYARPPVGRLRFRAPQPVQPWSGVRHCHGFTNCAPQQRRYTLLGLSGYGGRYQPMSEDCLTLNVVAPESGHDEPLPVMVFIHGGGYILGSSAVPLYDGAALARSGCVYVSVNYRLGALGCLDLSSLSTADVTIDSNLYLRDVVMALQWVRDNIAGFGGDPGNVTIFGESAGACIAATLLAVPAAGGLFARAIAESPASGLVRSKEISAQFATRFANLLGARPEDAAATLMQVSPAQLVETQNRLIEQGMESKLGAFPIGPVIGDDILPEDPVEAMESGRAHRLPLIVGTNADEGRLFTRFLKMLPTNKTMIEELLADLEPAVRERITGAYPGYPSSEACIQLGGDFAFSSAAWQIAEAHCGHAPTYLYRYDYAPRMLRWSGLGATHATELLAVFDFYRTRLGAFLTAAADQRAALKVSNQVQRRWRAFSRTGVPGDDWPAYTFDDRAVFVFDRKSRVEFDPHPHRRMAWAGFSLAQ
- a CDS encoding gluconokinase; translation: MGVSGSGKSTVGSALAQRLGVPFVDADHLHPPSNVAKMAAGQPLNDDDRHPWLQRVGEWLAGHRDGGVMSCSALKRAYRDQLRAHCSRTEFLYLSGSPQQIGARLAARPDHFMPAALLRSQFDALEPLGDDEPGVTVDIGRSVDAIVDTFLTS
- a CDS encoding ABC transporter substrate-binding protein; this encodes MLGKPFGRRSLMRGAGALTAAALAPWAGGCASDDDDALTFFFAANPDESAARLRVVGEFERRHPDIKVRVVRSGPGVMQQLSTFCAGGKCPDVLQAWELSYAELATRGVLQDLNDPLARDQAFAAELKADSVAPLYDTFALNGEQSAFPEQWSGNFLFYNTRLFAEAGVAAPPTAWDKTWTFAEFLDAAKALTKRDGSGRVTQWGFVNTFVSYYSAGLFALNNGVPWSTPRRNPTHFNFDNPAFMEAVQFYADLANKHKVAPNASEVQSMSTPDLFAAGKAAIALGGHWRYQTFISAEGLDFDVAPLPVGPSLPHGHSACSNIGTTGLAISASSRHKEQAWQFVKFACGPVGQAIIAESSLFVPVLRSVLASDGFAKAHNRIRNLAVLTEGPSYSEGLPVTPAWEKIVALMDRNMGPVLRGSRPATSLTGLSGAVDEVLRNP
- a CDS encoding DUF7064 domain-containing protein, yielding MQTQPIERPSDLTASWLTAAIGAGEVADFETERIGTGQMSECYRVRLRYRDGAAGPESVVLKVAASDPVSRQTGLALGLYEREVRFYGDIAPRLGGPIAPCYHAAIDTSTGVFDLLLGDAVPAVVGNEIAGATIEQAAIGVVELGRLHGPLLGDTSLAEAPWLNRDTPLNQGMIAPLYAGFLERYGDQIAPAHRLVCERLVGSFDAYLAAEAQRNTIQGLVHGDYRLDNMLFGAQRADRALTVVDWQTVSWGPPLTDLAYFLGCALPTADRRAHYDALLRAYHEALGPNAPITFADITEGVRRQAFFGVMMAIVSSMLVERTERGDQMFMTMLARHCDHVLDTDALATLPNAVAPEPLRPSDDDELAHAPTGEPLWSESWYADFVDAAQGFGGWFRIGLVANQQAAWVQVLLCGPDLPTVAVLDYEVPLPEDPWVLSTDAFEIRHSAGAALQTYRVDVRAQGQSYADPSAILRGEAGTPVDITMNLVWTTDGAPYKYRITTRYEIPCTVTGTVTVGDTTYRMDSVAGQRDHSWGVRDWWSMDWMWSALHLGDGTHLHGLDINIPNVPPVGIGYIQDSEANVTELHTVTNPRSFGANGLPLKMTLSLDPGAISGDVDIHGHAPVLLTGPDGQVSEFARAWVSIDTADGRTGVGWMEWNRNLARQS
- a CDS encoding carbohydrate ABC transporter permease, which produces MALAEGLFKRITFRAVVVYAALVTIAWCWLFPVAWAVSGSLKREGEISEPKLLPSHPRWSNYTEVFRVMPFWRMFFNTVLYAGCVTAGQVFFCSLAGYAFARLQFRGRDTLFVLYLGTLMVPLTVTVIPQFILMRTVGWVDTPWAMIVPGLFGSAFGTYLMRQFFQTLPGDLEEAAILDGCSPWQIYWRILLPHARPAVMVLAVLTWVNVWNDFLWPLLMIQRNSLATLTLGLVRLRGEYVARWPIIMAASIIIMVPLVIIYAVAQRSFVRGIAVTGLGG
- the pncA gene encoding pyrazinamidase PncA, with product MRALIIVDVQNDFCAGGSVPVTGGAEVAGAINDYLSGEPGYQHVVATQDFHIDPGDHFSEHPDYSSSWPPHCVAGSPGAEFRPDLDTRPIEAIFRKGAHAAAYSGFEGADENGTVLLEWLRRRGVDEVDVVGIATDHCVRRTAEDATRNGLRTRVLVDLTAAVAPSSVAQAMDEMRSAGIELIEGI
- a CDS encoding DoxX family protein, producing the protein MHTAYLVITLITVIATGGIAVADLIPAKFVLANSAEVGVPRSWIPALGVTKLAGAVGLVAGLVGLPALGIAAAAGLVLFFVGAVLTHVRAHVLYNIAFPGAFLCLSAASLALLVIQRY
- a CDS encoding sigma-70 family RNA polymerase sigma factor → MTENPLDLADLAKQFDADRQHLRAVAFRLLGSLADADDAVQSAWLKASRAAGVGDVVNLTGWFTTITAHEAFDQLRARKRRAEQPLADAGELDRLATASASADEEALLVDSVGTAMLVVLDRLSPAQRVAFVLHDLFAVPFETIGDVLDRSPTAAKKLASRARARLHNGSPARPRGEAEHLEVVDAFLAASRGGDIATLLELLAPDVVRRVDRVLIPDDMAAELRGAREVAEETRHFAQRARAGVVMLVDGVPGIVIAPRGRARILLQLGIGADNRICLIDITADADRLHRVVLALPGWPSQADASPIGYQGHGTRPVGPSEMGREREDDAR
- a CDS encoding DoxX family protein; the protein is MVIRRIARPLLSVAFVGQGVESLLNPKTAAEAAAPAVDGLQALPDQVARNIPADPQTFAQITAGVQIVGGLLLATGKMPRVASAALALTVLPANLGTYSFWTETDPERKAELRRGFLKDLSLLGGLMIASADTAGKPSLGWRGRRAAERLSDRVSSGVPGSDDTDFGELGERIAHGLQLGAERGRELASTAAERGAPYAEAALGRGRELASAAAERGAPLAEKARKRGEKLASTARVRGEELAETARTHSSQLADAARERVGGQIKTRRRKRPW
- a CDS encoding carbohydrate ABC transporter permease, which translates into the protein MFVAPNLAAVAVFMLFPLGFSLFMSFQQWDVFRAPKFVGLKNFEDLFTSDPLFLIAIRNTVVFTLGTVIPTVVISLVVAAVLNREAKGIAIVRTIVFMPLAISSVVLAVVWQFVFNTDNGLLNIMLGWVGIDPVPWLVDPNWAMASLCVVAVWRSVPFATIILLAAMQGVPQTVYEAAKIDGAGEIRQFWSITVPLIRGSVSFVIVISIIHAFQAFDMVYVLNGANGGPETSTYVLGIMLFQHAFSFLEFGYASALAWVMFAILLILTVVQLRLTHRRSWEASRGLS